Within Fusarium keratoplasticum isolate Fu6.1 chromosome 8, whole genome shotgun sequence, the genomic segment TCCCGGGCCCGACGCCCCCGAGGGCGGATTCGTTACGCTCATTTAGCGAAAAACCCGGCCCCTccgtcttgtcttgtcagCCCGTAGTTCGAACTTGTACGTGGCAGGCAGGCAAGCGAGAGTTGCTTGTGTGTGGCCCTCTCCTGTCTCTCTCCACAGAAAGGGTCGTCTCTTTCCCGCCCCCCGGTGGCCGGCGACGGCGAAACGCGGTGTGGGATGCGGACCGTGATGATGTGTGTggtgtgcgtgcgtgcgtcTTCTCCTTTGGGTTTCTCTTGCTCACACTCTCTGTCTTCTTTTCCCCGCACGTAAGAGTATAAAACCGAACGATCTAATGCAGGACGGGATAGCGAACCATAGACAGCTTCAGGATCAACGGGCCCGGCGAACCGAAAAGTCGCGGAAAACGTGGTTGTCACGCGCGCCGTAACAGGAAATAGAAGAGAAGCCGCAGTAGGCGTCGCAAATTCTTTGCTTGGCCTTTGAAGTAGCAACCCTTTCCCTGTACGGATACTGGCGAACAAGAAGCTGTAATCAGCTGCCGTGGGcacagcgcagcgcagcgcgGATCTCTGCCCTCTgccgagacgagacaagacaaggtGAGGTGCAATGAGCGATATGGGGCGTGCGGAGTCGAGGGGCGATGTGGAGTTTTTTACTTGCTGGGGGATAATCCTATCCGAGCTTGTAGAGCTAGACAGATGCTGATACAAGTCTGCTGGGATCGATGGGAGGGAAAACGATGAAATTGGCCAAGGAATGCGTGATGTAGAATCATTCCTGACCGGTCTGTtgacatggccatcgaggttGTGTCAAGTCTGCGACGACTCGTGAGAGACGGGTGATGACTAAGCCGGCATTTGTTGCTTAGAATTCCAGTTGGTGATGCCTTCAAGGTTCACAGAGCTTCAGTGTTAACTAAGAGCATGTCCTCGCTCCCTGCCTGGGACAAGAGAACAGTTCACGGTTGATCTACACCCAAACGATATTGACTCCCCTTCAATTCACCAGTCCCCCCTTATACCAGGCTTCATTCTTATAACATATTTTCTTGCTGTCTAGCTAACTTTCACAACAAATACCAATCCATTCTCTCCTCTAATCAACATACGCTCACCAGCACATCTATCGCGGTCCTAGCTTCTCCAGCACCCGCGGTCCCTGCTCCTCCCACTCCGCCTTGGTAACCCACATGCTCTCCTTGTCCGCCATGATGTTGGCCAGCACCGCACCGCCCAGGAACACCATGTGTCGCCGTCGCGGGGGATCCTCTATCCGCACCTTGAACTTGCTCAGACGCTCCGGGTTGCCCTGCAGCGCCCGCGTGAGCCACAGCTGCTTCAGCTCCTTCTCCAGTCGCGAGGGGAGTCCCGGGTAcatgctgctgccgccggaCAGGACGATCGCCTTGAACAGGGACGAGCGGATGTCCACGTCGGCAGACTGGATCGTGTTGAACAGGAACTCGCCCAGGCCGGGCGACTCGCTATCGACAAGGTGAGGCTGGAACAGACACTCGGGCGCCTCGAATCGCTCGCTACCCACGCGGATCACACGTCCGTCCGGCAGGGTGTAATCCTCCACAAGCACCGTGGTATCCTCGCTCAGGCGCTTGTCCAGCTCCAGGTCGTATGACACGTAGCAtagcttctccttgatctggcGGACAGTCTCGAAATCGGCGGTTCGGTTGAGGGCGTATCCACGGCGCAGGAGCAGCTTGATCAGGTTGCGCGTCACGTCTCGGCCGGCAACATCTAATCGCTTTGTAAGGTGGTTGAGGACCACGGATTCGTAGACGGGGACAATGTGTGTGACACCATCACCCGAGTCGACGACAACACCAGAGCTCAGACCTACACCGCATTAGCTTCAGTCGCGTCCACAGCTTCCGTCAAGCTTCGGGCGCAACTCACCTTGCGCGTACAGGGCCAGGACGGCCTGGATGGCAACGTAAACACCTCCGAATCCATATCGATCAAACATGACCTCGCACATCTTCTCCCGGTTCTTGAGCGGGTTCATCGGCGGCTCTGTCAAGAGGATCTTCTGGCCCTGAGGATccaccttgagcttctcaaagaagGTATAATCCCAGAGGTGCTCCATGTCATCCCACTTCTTGACGATGCCGTTCTCCATGGGATAGCTGATCTGAAGCATCGTtcgggcggcggcggcctcgtcACCGCACATGATGTCCTTGATCACCAGGTCGCTGTCCGTCTGCTCCTCAGACCGGAGGATCGGCCGGCCGACGATGGACGGGTACTGGTGCTCGGGAAAGTTCTGCGCGGCATATCCGACCTTGAGGAAACCGGTACCGCCGTCGAGGACTAGGCGGTAGGAGTGAGGTCAGCTTTCCCCAGCTCAGGGGGTGTACAGGTTCAAGCTCGGGAGCTCTGGAAATGTGGTTCAAGCTTACCAATGGGTGGGGGGTTGGCCATCTTTGCGACAACCCGAAGCGGGATATAATTATTTGAACGTGGTGAGGCTGAGGTTGAAGGTGCGGTGTTGCTGTCGCCAGGAG encodes:
- a CDS encoding Actin-related protein, ARP2 class, whose product is MANPPPIVLDGGTGFLKVGYAAQNFPEHQYPSIVGRPILRSEEQTDSDLVIKDIMCGDEAAAARTMLQISYPMENGIVKKWDDMEHLWDYTFFEKLKVDPQGQKILLTEPPMNPLKNREKMCEVMFDRYGFGGVYVAIQAVLALYAQGLSSGVVVDSGDGVTHIVPVYESVVLNHLTKRLDVAGRDVTRNLIKLLLRRGYALNRTADFETVRQIKEKLCYVSYDLELDKRLSEDTTVLVEDYTLPDGRVIRVGSERFEAPECLFQPHLVDSESPGLGEFLFNTIQSADVDIRSSLFKAIVLSGGSSMYPGLPSRLEKELKQLWLTRALQGNPERLSKFKVRIEDPPRRRHMVFLGGAVLANIMADKESMWVTKAEWEEQGPRVLEKLGPR